A window of Alphaproteobacteria bacterium contains these coding sequences:
- a CDS encoding hemerythrin family protein has protein sequence MSDEVQKKEKPEGSDQPTTGGLMEWSEAMSVGNDVLDDDHKTFFDLAKIILEVDADNNNNIVFQSALNMLADYVNGHFLREEKALRAVNYPHLDAHLQKHKAFRQHVMKIVQEYGEGKNDDIRNLPGLVVSWLKQHILAEDMQYKFWIKEKFVDKRPLAFLAIEAETGV, from the coding sequence ATGAGCGACGAAGTCCAAAAAAAAGAAAAGCCAGAGGGCAGTGATCAGCCGACTACCGGCGGCCTGATGGAATGGTCCGAGGCGATGTCCGTCGGCAACGATGTTCTGGACGACGATCACAAAACTTTTTTCGATCTGGCCAAGATCATTCTGGAAGTTGACGCCGACAACAACAACAACATCGTCTTTCAAAGCGCCCTCAACATGCTGGCCGATTACGTCAATGGTCATTTCCTGCGAGAGGAAAAGGCCTTGCGGGCCGTGAACTATCCGCATCTCGACGCGCATCTGCAAAAGCACAAGGCCTTTCGCCAGCATGTCATGAAAATCGTTCAGGAATATGGCGAGGGAAAGAACGACGACATTCGTAACCTGCCGGGTTTGGTCGTGAGTTGGCTCAAACAGCATATCCTTGCCGAAGACATGCAGTACAAATTCTGGATCAAGGAAAAATTTGTCGACAAGCGCCCGCTGGCCTTCCTGGCCATAGAGGCGGAAACTGGGGTCTGA
- a CDS encoding type II toxin-antitoxin system VapC family toxin: MNYLIDTNIISEVRKGERCDANVAAWYERIDDADLYLSVLVLGEIRKGIERARPKEPARAKALEKWLAEVREAFQGRILPVDDAVAEEWGRMAGGRSIPTIDGLLAATAKVHRMTLATRNLADVDGLGAKLVNPFEAVKAHR, encoded by the coding sequence ATGAACTACCTGATCGACACCAACATCATCTCCGAGGTCCGCAAGGGTGAAAGATGCGACGCCAACGTGGCGGCGTGGTATGAGCGGATCGACGACGCCGATCTCTATCTCAGCGTGCTGGTGCTGGGCGAGATCAGGAAGGGCATCGAGCGCGCCCGCCCCAAAGAACCGGCCCGCGCCAAGGCGCTGGAGAAATGGCTGGCTGAGGTGCGTGAGGCGTTCCAAGGCCGCATCCTGCCGGTTGACGACGCGGTTGCCGAGGAATGGGGCCGCATGGCGGGTGGGCGTTCCATTCCGACCATTGACGGCCTTCTTGCCGCTACGGCCAAGGTGCATCGCATGACCCTGGCCACCCGCAATCTGGCCGACGTGGACGGCCTGGGGGCCAAATTGGTCAATCCGTTCGAAGCAGTGAAGGCTCATCGCTAA
- a CDS encoding adenylate/guanylate cyclase domain-containing protein: MDHFRQGDDWDGQPASQLTETDFDVLKWGRIGRRQTVISTRCRRRPKPEEMVGTPMVLKSLLFADVKGSSKIEEDAIPIFVDRVLGGFAKSIAPFEDKVAYRETAGDGLYIAFTDIAAAAECGLELIKSMQRIDFHGLPPLALRVSAHVGAVYSMRDPVTGYQKFFGGDIVRAARIEPITPPGYVYVTEEFAAQLYLEASERFNCDYVGCLDSAKGYGSFRMYSLRHRYKGE, encoded by the coding sequence ATGGACCACTTTCGACAGGGCGACGACTGGGATGGGCAGCCTGCCAGCCAACTCACTGAAACGGATTTCGATGTCCTGAAGTGGGGACGGATCGGTCGTCGGCAGACCGTTATCTCCACGCGTTGTCGTCGCAGACCGAAACCCGAGGAGATGGTCGGCACGCCTATGGTCCTAAAGTCGCTTTTGTTTGCCGACGTAAAGGGTTCTTCGAAAATCGAGGAGGATGCGATCCCCATATTCGTCGATCGCGTCCTGGGCGGCTTTGCCAAGAGCATTGCCCCCTTCGAGGACAAAGTCGCTTACCGAGAAACGGCGGGAGATGGTCTCTATATTGCCTTTACGGATATTGCTGCAGCAGCAGAATGTGGACTGGAATTGATCAAGAGCATGCAGCGGATCGATTTTCACGGCCTTCCTCCTTTGGCGCTTAGGGTTTCCGCCCATGTCGGCGCGGTCTATTCCATGCGCGATCCCGTGACGGGTTATCAGAAATTCTTTGGAGGTGATATCGTCCGTGCGGCACGTATCGAACCAATTACCCCCCCTGGTTATGTCTACGTAACGGAAGAATTCGCAGCTCAGCTGTATCTGGAGGCAAGCGAGAGGTTTAATTGTGACTATGTCGGATGCCTGGACAGCGCAAAAGGCTACGGATCGTTTCGCATGTATTCTCTGCGTCACAGATACAAAGGAGAATAA
- a CDS encoding ParB N-terminal domain-containing protein, producing MSLHFPDAVEHWPIDRLRLYERNARTHSDGQVAQIAASMIEFGWTVPILADGQGNVIAGHGRLAAASQLGLDTVPVVVLDHLTEAQRRAYIIADNKLALNAGWDEELLAAELQALADEEIDLSLLGFDQDEVDRLLDGLDSGNRSNLDCLR from the coding sequence ATGTCCCTGCATTTTCCCGACGCGGTCGAGCACTGGCCGATCGACCGGCTGCGCCTTTATGAGCGCAACGCGCGGACCCATTCGGACGGCCAGGTGGCGCAGATCGCCGCCAGCATGATCGAATTCGGATGGACCGTGCCCATCCTCGCCGACGGCCAGGGCAACGTCATCGCCGGTCACGGTCGGCTTGCCGCTGCAAGCCAGCTGGGGCTGGACACCGTGCCGGTGGTCGTCCTCGACCATCTGACCGAAGCGCAGCGCCGGGCCTACATCATCGCCGACAACAAGCTGGCCTTGAACGCGGGTTGGGACGAGGAGTTGCTGGCCGCCGAGCTTCAGGCTCTTGCCGACGAGGAAATCGACCTGTCGCTGCTCGGCTTCGACCAGGACGAGGTCGATCGCTTGCTCGATGGACTGGACAGCGGAAACAGATCAAATCTGGACTGCCTGCGATGA
- a CDS encoding pentapeptide repeat-containing protein, with amino-acid sequence MTNVHHLHVVGQGAGRWNAWRQQEPDVLPDLAGADLKGADLAGMDLTGAVLSLANLRKADLSGANLRLANLAGANMDEVNLSGAYLEGATIAGAYLLRANLSGACLRRVNLAGASLVGKINLSGADLTGANLAGARLVGAKLTGANLTRAILAGTDLREADLGGAMLTDADTSGAKFDGANMSGAIIRDYRVGGRRRPYSDDDADGGDDETGELDFDAGQPGKGKEEKSLKQEGEAQAPTSSRVETNESVAPEIAPTDTKIAASEPESASLMETLEAPTAEAPQLESAPLEARQPSPPITAPESAEEIARQVPVAEPPSPPVEEARQPSLPKEPEPVKTVASLAAEHAPTPAEIVVPAEPEAPPVLAEALLEMAPANAAIPAETSPAPEPATAQQAPVVHPQLAPAPAPAPEEEADEGFYTYERKDLAILMLYSEPFSRKTKEERRLLVDLLMQYNKIFFGVKTQISMATKDSSIIAGFENPTDALRCAGLYINILRDMKVDSSVCVNWGFATIRTDMDETGHSDLLLNSISPAARLRPIATSGEVLILEELFSNAATDKELFVFEPVTRKWTLSSDQSGPSVDVLCYRVRNREVSGTA; translated from the coding sequence ATGACGAACGTTCATCATCTACATGTTGTAGGACAGGGGGCTGGCCGCTGGAATGCGTGGCGCCAGCAGGAGCCCGATGTTCTGCCCGATCTGGCCGGTGCCGATCTGAAAGGCGCCGATCTTGCCGGAATGGACCTCACGGGCGCCGTCCTGTCTTTGGCCAATCTGCGCAAGGCTGACCTTTCTGGGGCGAATTTGCGGCTGGCCAATCTGGCTGGCGCGAATATGGATGAAGTCAATCTCTCTGGGGCCTATCTCGAAGGAGCAACCATCGCAGGCGCCTATCTTTTGCGGGCCAATCTTTCAGGGGCTTGTCTGCGCAGGGTGAATTTGGCCGGCGCCAGCCTGGTGGGAAAGATCAATCTTTCCGGTGCCGATCTGACGGGGGCGAATCTGGCGGGGGCGCGGCTTGTCGGAGCCAAGCTGACCGGCGCCAATCTGACCCGGGCGATTTTGGCCGGAACAGATCTACGCGAGGCCGACCTGGGCGGCGCTATGCTGACGGATGCCGATACCAGCGGCGCCAAGTTCGATGGCGCCAATATGAGTGGCGCCATCATCCGCGACTATCGCGTTGGCGGCCGGCGGCGCCCGTATTCGGACGATGACGCGGATGGCGGCGACGACGAAACCGGCGAGCTTGATTTCGATGCCGGTCAACCCGGCAAGGGCAAAGAAGAAAAATCGCTTAAGCAGGAAGGAGAGGCGCAGGCCCCAACATCTTCCAGGGTCGAGACAAACGAATCCGTAGCGCCCGAAATTGCGCCGACAGATACAAAGATAGCCGCATCCGAGCCAGAATCCGCCTCACTTATGGAAACGCTGGAGGCTCCGACAGCCGAAGCGCCCCAACTTGAATCCGCCCCCCTCGAGGCCAGACAGCCTTCGCCGCCGATAACAGCACCCGAGTCCGCTGAGGAAATCGCCCGGCAAGTCCCCGTTGCCGAGCCCCCGTCGCCTCCCGTTGAAGAGGCCCGGCAGCCCTCGCTTCCCAAGGAGCCCGAGCCGGTTAAAACCGTCGCTTCCCTGGCTGCCGAGCACGCCCCCACTCCTGCCGAGATCGTCGTTCCAGCAGAGCCCGAGGCCCCGCCCGTTCTTGCCGAAGCGCTCCTGGAGATGGCCCCGGCCAACGCTGCCATCCCTGCAGAGACATCGCCCGCGCCAGAGCCTGCAACTGCGCAGCAAGCCCCGGTGGTTCATCCACAGCTTGCCCCGGCACCAGCCCCGGCACCAGAGGAAGAGGCGGATGAGGGCTTCTACACCTACGAGCGCAAGGATTTGGCCATCTTGATGCTGTATTCCGAGCCCTTCAGCCGCAAGACGAAAGAGGAAAGACGTCTGCTGGTGGATCTGCTCATGCAGTACAACAAAATCTTTTTTGGCGTTAAGACGCAGATATCCATGGCCACCAAGGATAGCAGCATCATCGCCGGATTCGAGAATCCGACGGACGCGTTACGCTGCGCCGGTCTTTACATCAACATCTTGCGCGACATGAAGGTAGATTCAAGCGTCTGTGTGAATTGGGGCTTTGCCACGATACGCACCGACATGGATGAAACCGGCCACAGCGACCTTCTTCTGAATTCGATCAGCCCGGCGGCCCGCCTGCGCCCCATCGCCACCTCGGGCGAGGTTCTCATTCTGGAAGAGCTCTTCTCGAACGCCGCCACCGACAAGGAACTCTTCGTGTTCGAGCCGGTAACCCGCAAGTGGACGCTGTCTTCGGATCAGTCAGGTCCCAGCGTCGACGTGCTGTGCTATCGCGTGCGCAACCGCGAGGTCTCGGGAACGGCCTAG
- a CDS encoding hemerythrin family protein, whose amino-acid sequence MEKTFGSGVGTLGKNMTDQACPIEWTPDLSVGVEVIDDDHKTFFVVAALMQSAIRENPQNLEAILRSSITILLEYVNGHFLREERAMEAAGYPKLAEHHALHEDFKATVQRLVEEFNKIAAFDEHKKAAQKLAEVVNDWVCDHIAKVDMAYMDFVKAEHVDSRPLAFLSQEADEGGDDDDFDLMSMIPEDGPH is encoded by the coding sequence GTGGAAAAGACGTTCGGTTCGGGCGTTGGAACGTTAGGAAAGAACATGACTGACCAGGCATGCCCCATTGAGTGGACGCCCGACTTATCGGTCGGGGTCGAGGTCATCGACGATGATCACAAGACGTTCTTCGTCGTGGCGGCTCTCATGCAGAGCGCCATTCGGGAGAACCCTCAGAATTTGGAGGCGATCTTAAGGTCTTCGATCACGATTCTGCTGGAATATGTCAATGGGCACTTCCTGCGTGAGGAACGCGCCATGGAGGCGGCAGGCTACCCCAAGCTTGCGGAACATCACGCCCTGCACGAAGACTTCAAGGCCACGGTCCAGCGCTTAGTCGAAGAGTTCAATAAAATCGCGGCCTTTGACGAGCATAAAAAGGCCGCCCAGAAACTTGCCGAAGTCGTCAATGACTGGGTGTGCGATCACATCGCCAAGGTCGATATGGCTTACATGGATTTTGTGAAGGCAGAGCATGTCGATTCCCGGCCTTTGGCCTTTCTCTCCCAGGAAGCCGACGAAGGCGGGGATGACGACGATTTCGATCTGATGAGCATGATTCCCGAGGACGGCCCGCACTGA
- a CDS encoding IS3 family transposase (programmed frameshift) has translation MSRQRYTPEQIIGKLREAEIATAKGGTVSDACRQIGVTEQTFCRWRKEYGGLKVDQARRLKELEQENLRLKKLVADLSLDKQILAEASKGQFLSPSRRRICIEQVRQELGVSERRACQVIGQHRSTQRKPPKNDEQEKRLTADIVELARQYGRYGYRRVHALLLQAGWDVSLSVVERIWRREGLKVPARQPKRKRLWLNDGSCIRLRPEFAGHVWSYDFVEDRTHNGRKFRMLNIVDEYSKECLAIVPQRRFPSEDVLAVLADHFIERGPPFHIRSDNGPEFIARALRKWLGKIGVRTLYIEPGSPWENGYIESFNARLRDELLNGEIFYTLGEARIITAIWREHYNKVRPHSTLGYRPPAPEAILPSWTSGSATLRRTPSLASGGVLN, from the exons ATGTCCCGTCAGAGATATACGCCGGAACAGATCATCGGGAAGCTGCGTGAGGCCGAGATCGCGACCGCCAAGGGCGGCACGGTATCGGACGCTTGCCGTCAGATCGGTGTAACCGAACAGACCTTCTGCCGCTGGCGCAAGGAGTACGGCGGCCTGAAGGTCGATCAGGCCCGCCGGTTGAAGGAACTTGAGCAGGAGAACCTGCGGCTGAAGAAGCTGGTGGCCGACCTTTCCTTGGACAAACAGATTCTGGCCGAGGCGTCGA AAGGTCAATTTTTAAGTCCCTCCCGCCGCCGGATTTGCATTGAGCAGGTGCGCCAAGAGCTCGGGGTTTCCGAGCGGCGCGCCTGCCAGGTTATCGGCCAGCATCGTTCGACACAACGCAAGCCGCCCAAGAACGACGAACAGGAAAAGCGTCTGACGGCGGACATCGTCGAACTGGCCCGGCAATACGGACGTTACGGCTACCGGCGCGTTCACGCCCTGCTTTTACAGGCGGGTTGGGATGTCAGCCTTTCGGTGGTCGAGCGCATCTGGCGGCGGGAGGGTCTCAAGGTTCCGGCAAGACAGCCGAAGCGCAAGCGCCTGTGGCTGAACGATGGCTCGTGCATCAGGCTCCGGCCCGAGTTCGCCGGCCATGTCTGGAGCTATGACTTCGTGGAAGACCGCACTCACAATGGCAGGAAGTTTCGCATGCTGAACATCGTCGACGAATATTCCAAGGAATGCCTGGCTATCGTGCCGCAGCGCCGCTTTCCGTCCGAGGACGTGCTGGCGGTGCTGGCCGATCATTTCATCGAGCGCGGCCCGCCCTTCCATATACGGTCCGACAACGGGCCTGAGTTCATTGCAAGGGCTTTGCGCAAATGGCTGGGCAAGATCGGTGTCAGAACGCTGTACATCGAACCCGGCAGTCCGTGGGAGAACGGCTATATCGAAAGCTTTAACGCCAGGCTGCGTGACGAACTGCTGAACGGCGAAATCTTCTACACGCTGGGAGAGGCGCGCATCATCACCGCCATATGGCGCGAACATTACAATAAGGTGCGTCCGCACAGTACGCTGGGCTATCGTCCGCCTGCGCCGGAAGCGATCCTGCCAAGCTGGACGTCCGGCTCCGCTACGCTCCGCCGAACGCCCAGCTTGGCATCAGGGGGCGTCTTGAACTAA
- a CDS encoding cation transporter, with amino-acid sequence MASCCENKSCEISALKARHARVLWAVLAINATMFFVEVSAGILASSTSLLADSLDMLGDSLVYGFSLFVLSRSEHWQAVAALGKGIFMLLFGLGVLGEAIYKILNPVMPGVETMGIVGGLALAANLICFYLLYSHREDNLNMSSTWLCSRNDLIANSAVLLAAFGGYALSSRWPDIIVGGLIACLFLNSSFGVLGRSVQAVRQQARPA; translated from the coding sequence ATGGCCAGTTGCTGCGAAAACAAGAGTTGCGAGATCAGCGCTCTGAAGGCCAGACATGCGCGCGTCCTTTGGGCCGTCCTGGCCATCAACGCCACCATGTTTTTCGTAGAAGTATCGGCGGGCATCTTGGCCAGTTCAACCTCGTTGCTCGCGGATTCGCTCGATATGCTGGGCGATTCCCTGGTTTACGGATTCAGCCTGTTCGTGCTGTCCCGCTCGGAACATTGGCAGGCCGTCGCCGCCCTTGGCAAAGGCATCTTCATGCTTCTGTTCGGGCTCGGCGTCCTGGGGGAGGCTATCTACAAGATTCTCAATCCGGTGATGCCGGGTGTCGAGACGATGGGGATTGTGGGTGGTCTGGCCCTGGCCGCCAACCTGATTTGCTTTTATCTTCTCTACAGCCATCGGGAAGACAATCTGAATATGAGTTCGACTTGGCTTTGTTCCAGAAACGACTTGATCGCCAATTCCGCCGTTTTGCTGGCGGCCTTTGGCGGTTATGCTCTCAGCTCGCGCTGGCCCGACATCATCGTCGGCGGATTGATCGCCTGTCTCTTTCTAAACTCGTCGTTTGGCGTGCTCGGCCGCTCTGTTCAAGCGGTGCGCCAGCAGGCAAGACCCGCATAA
- a CDS encoding cytochrome b/b6 domain-containing protein → MSGDDIKIQVWDPFIRIFHWLSVLGVLLASGTGFLLSDPWLGLHVAVGCALAVLLATRFFWGYVGSQYGLFSSFPLRRQEILHHLLDLTLLRPRHYLGHTPLGLVMVVTLMTVMAVVVVTGILVLSGEERQGPLAGAVPYVIGHHAKVLHGLSTLALLALAALHVVGVLAESLLTKQNLPKAMIDGKKEAAFHIPYAARRSWGQAAKRLGQAALLGLALALLALLFPPPPTITLTSNYVRHCGSCHDPFHPSLLSSPAWQAIVGNLPLHFGKHVAPVSDELSEIMGWLLAHAAETASTEPAFAIGSASTLEAPRITATPFWRMKHQAIEEAKFFAAGGALRCSGCHADASSGTFADQAIDSKPPNPR, encoded by the coding sequence ATGAGCGGCGACGACATCAAGATTCAGGTTTGGGATCCGTTCATCCGCATCTTTCATTGGCTGAGCGTTCTTGGCGTGCTCCTTGCCTCGGGGACGGGGTTCCTGCTCTCCGACCCTTGGCTGGGCCTTCATGTCGCGGTGGGATGCGCCCTTGCCGTTTTGCTGGCGACCCGCTTTTTCTGGGGTTATGTCGGTTCGCAGTATGGTCTGTTTTCCAGCTTTCCCCTGCGCCGACAGGAAATCTTGCATCACTTGCTGGATCTGACGCTGCTTCGTCCAAGACATTATTTGGGCCACACCCCGCTGGGATTGGTGATGGTCGTAACCTTGATGACGGTCATGGCCGTCGTGGTTGTGACCGGCATCCTCGTCTTGAGCGGAGAGGAAAGGCAGGGCCCTCTGGCCGGCGCCGTTCCCTACGTGATCGGGCATCACGCCAAGGTGTTGCACGGCCTTTCCACGCTTGCCTTGCTGGCGCTGGCCGCCCTTCATGTGGTTGGGGTTCTGGCGGAGAGCCTTCTGACAAAACAGAATCTGCCCAAGGCCATGATCGACGGCAAAAAGGAAGCGGCCTTTCATATTCCTTATGCCGCGCGGCGATCCTGGGGCCAAGCCGCCAAGCGCCTGGGACAGGCCGCTCTTCTGGGACTCGCCCTTGCGTTGCTGGCGCTGCTGTTTCCGCCGCCACCCACGATCACGCTAACCTCAAACTATGTGCGCCATTGCGGAAGTTGCCACGATCCTTTTCATCCAAGCCTGCTGTCCAGCCCGGCCTGGCAGGCCATTGTCGGCAATCTTCCCCTTCATTTTGGAAAGCATGTGGCGCCTGTCTCTGACGAGCTGTCCGAGATTATGGGGTGGCTGTTGGCCCATGCCGCCGAGACGGCCAGTACCGAGCCCGCCTTTGCCATCGGCAGCGCTTCGACGTTGGAAGCGCCCAGAATCACGGCGACTCCCTTCTGGAGAATGAAGCACCAAGCCATCGAGGAGGCAAAATTCTTTGCTGCCGGGGGGGCGTTGCGCTGCTCAGGCTGCCATGCCGACGCATCAAGCGGCACCTTCGCGGATCAGGCCATCGACAGCAAGCCGCCAAACCCTCGCTGA